From Salminus brasiliensis chromosome 12, fSalBra1.hap2, whole genome shotgun sequence:
TGtggaatatattattattattattattattattattattgttattaataataatagtattgtTATGATTAGTAGGGTTGCAGtgatatgggaattgtgggccTATGCAATTTgtttgtggagcatttctattggtccattcattaccTTACCAACTCTGAAACAACTGACCAACTGTCAGATTTGCATTATGTCCCATTGGGTCCACATTTATATCAGATgagttacaaatgcagtaaaatcaaAACAAATCGAAACATCTGACTGCTACCAATTTTAAGCAAATATCTTCCAATGCAGATGTCATCCCATTATCATCATATCATCATATATCTGCATTCCTATTGATTAAttagtatgaattattattccttTTGTGCAGTTGTGATTGTggacaataataaacaaacaattgTGAATCGAACACATTGCTATTTAATTGAAAAcgtgaaaataaaaataaaagaggtATTATTGAGTTAATTTTAGTTATTATGATTCGTATTCCTACAGATACAGTATGTTTTGAACTTGGTACTGTTTAGAActataaaaacactgaatattGATGATATATCCCATATGATATGATGaatcatatattttttaaattatttaattgtttaaaatgtattgttataattattatgatgatgattattattaggaagtagtagtagtaacaggagtggtagtgttagtagtaataacagtagtagtagttgtagtattattagtaatagtagtattggTAGCGATATGAGGAGCTGGTCAGATAGCACACAGAGCAAGAACAGTCCGATAATGATTGCAGTCTTCATCCTATTTGCATGGGTGGAGATATGTGCATTCACACAAGACGTATTCAGATCTCTGTAATTTGATTAAATaatcagtcatatcagaacattatgaccacccctggtttgtaATGAACTCTGTCCATCATATCAGCTCCACCTCCcatacagcagcactgtgtagttcagTAATTCCAGACTGTCTCCACTGgttcctttcaccctgttctccaatgatcaggaccccacaggactgatcaTTACAGAACAGGTAGTGTTTGACTGGTGGGTGATTTGTAGTAAAATATTTGTACAATATTAGTAATAGTTGCAGTTgtaatagtagaagtagtagttttattagtagtaatagtagtagcagtagttgtattAGTAGGAacagtagtgatagtagtagtagtggttgtaccagtagtagttatagtactagtaacagtagcagtagttgtagttgtagcaTTATTAGATGTAGCATTAgttgtagtagtattagtaatagtaatagtagcagtagttgtagcatTATTAGATGTAGCATTAgttgtagtagtattagtaatagtaatagtagcagtagttgtagcatTATTAGATGTAAcattagtagtagttgtaatagttgtaatagtagtagcagtagtagtagtagtagtagtagttgtaatagttgtaatagtagtagcagtagtattagtagttgtATTAGTAGGAacagtagtggtaatagtattagtagttgtagtactagtaacagtagtagtcgTTGTAGTTGTAGCATTATTAGATGTAGCATTAgttgtagtagtattagtaatagtaatagtagcagtagttgttgtagtagtagtattagtattagtagtagcagtagttgtagtactagtaacagtagtagtcgTTGTAGTTGTAGCATTATTAGATGTAGCATTAgttgtagtagtattagtaatagtaatagtagcagtagttgttgtagtagtagtattagtattagtagtagcagtagttgtagtactAGTAacagtagttgtagttgtagttgtagcattattagtagtagcagtagttgttgcattagtaatagtagtaaaagttgtggtagtagtagtaacagtagtagtagttgtagcattATTAGTTGCAGCATTAGTTGTAATactattagtaatagtagtaacagttgtgatagtattattattagtagtaatagtagtagcagtagtagtagttgtaatagtagtaagagtagtggtaatagtagtgatagtagttgtaatagttgtaatagtagtagcagtagtggtagtagtattagtagttatAGTactagtaacagtagcagtagttgtagttgtagcaTTATTAGATGTAGCATTAGTTGGAGTAGtactagtaatagtaatagtagcagtagttgtagtattattagtagtaatagcagtagcagtagttgttgtATTAGTAATAGCAGTATTACTAGTAGTGATCTATCAGTAACAGTATTAACAACCTGAGTATTTGGAAGAGAACATCACCACAAATGGCTCTCGTATGAACGTATCTGTCCCACATGGTTCACACCCGTCATCATAGGTGAAGTGCTTTACCACTGACACTGTCTCCTGCCTAAtgagcagaaacacagacaCTCACCCTGACATCCTTACCATTCATTCACTTATATTTTactgaaacaaataaacaattttttcttaataaataactaaataataactttaataataaaagcacacaGATGGCAAATGAATGGATACCTGTAGATAAACAGatatctctctctgtaggtgGAATCTTTCCTGCCCAGTGGTTCACTCACGATATGCTGGTAGGTGTATGGAGAGGAACCCCTGAGCGTAAGGAGATGGGAGTGTTAAAGGCTCTCTGAGGTCCGACTGTCCATAAGTGTGGTTTACTCACAGTCACTCACTTGTTGACCTGCTGCATCAGTCGGTAAGTTGCGGAAAGGTCATTGTCTCGTACCTCCTGGATGAGTATGATGTCATACCGATGCACCACCTACCAAAGCACACACAACAGGCTTGAGTGGGAACAGCAGATCGTGGGTGTTTGTATGTATGAGGAACACTGATGTTTCACTCACTATGCTGATTATTTCGAGCAGCGTGGCATCGGACGCTTTTTTGTTGCCAAACGCCTGGACGTTAAATGCCCCGATCAGTAAGGAGCTGGTCAGATAGCACACAGAGCAAGAACAGTCCGATAATGACTGCAGTCTTCATCCTATTTGCATAGGTGGAGATATGTGCATTCACAAGACGTATTCAGATCCCTGTAATTTGATTAAATaatcagtcatatcagaacattatgaccacccctggtttgtaATGAACTCTGTCCATCATATCAGCTCCACCTCCCATAtagcagcactgtgtagttcagTAATTCCAGACTGTCTCCACTGgttcctttcaccctgttctccaatgatcaggaccccacaggactgaccaccacagagcaggtagtgttTGACTGGTGGGacgatcattctcagcactgcagaaatactcacatggtggtggtgagtgtgttagtaatcTGTGTTGTGCTGCtcgtacaagtggatcagacgcagcagtgctgctggagtgtttaaacacagcaGCAACAGATGCGCTCCTGTCTATGTCTTCTAATTCTTAAACTTGatacagtatatatagtatatatatagtagtatacagtatatatatatatatatatataattaaacatCCTCCATCATAGATAAAATCAGTCATAAGAAATCATTGTTTAAAATGCATTGTTacaatttataattataattatataataaattatataattataattatattatataaattatggttattattattaaaaggaagtagtagtagtaaatgtTTTGGTAGTAGTATGAGTAATTATATCAATATCAACAGATTTCAATGGTTGTGAAAGTATTATTTGCAGTAATAACATTAGTAATAGTTGCAgttgtaatagtagtggtagtagtagttataATAATAGAAGTAGTAGAAGTAACAGTATTGGTAGTGGTGGTCGTAATATTAATTTAACAGTAGTATTTGTAACAGCattagtagtaacagtagtgaTTGTAGTATTagttgtaatagtagtagtattagtagttgtaacagtactagtagtagttaTAGTGACAGTTGTGGTAGTAGTAtttttagtagtaatagtagtagcagtagtagtagtagtagtagtagttgtaatagttgtaatagttgtaatagtagtagcagtagtagtagtagttgttgtaatagttgtaatagtagtagcagtagtagattTGGAAAAGAACATCACCACAAATGGCTCTCGTATGAATGTATTTGTCCCACATGGTTCACACCCATCATCATAGGTGAAGTGCTTTACCACTGACACTGTCTCCTGCCTAATGAGACTTACCCTGACTTACCCTGTCACCCTTATTATTCATTCAGGGCTTCAATTATTTagttaaatgaataaacaatttttgcttaataaataactaaataataacattattaattaAAGCACACAGATAGCAAATGAATGGGTACCTGTAGATAAACAGATATCTCTCTTTGTAGGTGGTCCTGCCCAGTGGTTCACTCACGATATGCTGGTAGGTGTATGGAGAGGAACCCCTGAGCGTGAGGAGATGGGAGTGTTAAAGGCTCTCTGAGGTCCGACTGTCCATAAGTGTGGTTTACTCGCAGAGCTGGCCCGATGCACACAGAGCAAGAACAGCCCAGTAATGATTGCAGTCTTCATCCTATTTGCATAGGTGGAGATATGTGCATTCACAAGACGTATTCAGATCCCTGTAATTTGATTAAATaatcagtcatatcagaacattatgaccacccctggtttgtaATGAACTCTGTCCATCATATCAGCTCCACCTCCcatacagcagcactgtgtagttcagTAATTCCAGACTGTCTCCACTGGTTCCTTTCACCATGTTCtccaatttttatttattattacttttgtcagattccagttatttctgtgacctttgtgggtttttcttttattaacagagcggtaccaacaattttgtctgtatacacacgcacgcacacacacacacacacacacacacacacacaccacatattATACTAAAATACTACCCATGTCGTCTGGGTTATATGTTAagtttatgatgatgatgatataatGGACATAAGGACATAAGAGAAGTACCTGCTATTGAGTTCCGCTTCGTCTAGACAGACTGTGACTGTGAAAGGCCAGCGAACCCATAGGAAGGCTTTTCAGCACTGGCCCTGTAACCCCCTTTTTCCCCATTTTCTGGGGAGTTTTTATTTACAAATTCTGTGGGAATGTAACGCACCACTGCAGCTGTTATTTCaaagggaggtgtgtgtgtccgtgtccgtgtgtgtgtgtgtgtgtccgttgtccgtgtgtgtgtgtgtgcagaagatTAGACAAACTTTAGGTGAAAAGCTGCATTTTACAGTTCTTAGCATGTAAGAGAACTAAGGACGAACTGGGAGATACTGTGGTATTTTCCTGGACTTGCCATAAGACTAGTtctttaaaggggaatttcaccATGTTTTTAAAATTCGTCCGCATGGTTAAACGGTTGAGATGTGGACAATCTCACTCAGAGTGGGTCTGGTGTGGAATGGAGAGTGGGTTTCTTGTGAAGGATCATACAGGCtacagtttctttacagtggtggtgatagaaaCCAGGATCTGATAGGATCTGCAATGCAAATCTAGCCATTTGCTATGCTTTCTAGAACAACCAGTAAGCCTACCTATGTCTgaaagataaaaaataataataataataataataataatcttttcAAATCTATCGTAAAAGTGTCTCAGGCATCCCACCATTTTCAGAGCCATTTCATATGTAATAACTTTCTCTGCTGTGGCTTTTGGTGGTGTAAAGTGCCTTTGCAATTTGTGTTGGTTCCTCCACAAAATGgttccttaagaggttcctccacagttttaaatgcaAGAACCAccaaaatgttcctcaaggacctTAAACTTTTAACAGTGATGCAGTTCTCCCAGATAACTTTCTGCACTGGACCACCACCGGTCAGGAAGTTATTATGTCGTACGTACGAGAACTTAAATGTCTTGGGGTGGCAAAacttttgcagtttttcaaaCCTTTTCTCTTTCAAACTCAATGTGTGCGCAACCAAAATGAAGCTCCTGCTTAAAATGTGGACCTTTCTGCCTTTTCAGAACTATCCACAGTAAGAGAAACTTTGActaagggtgcccaaactttttccaTTCGGTTGTGTGTATAGAGCTTTTTTTggctttattttgtttatttatttatttatttatttttatttattgagcaGCCTTTGCTCATGCAGAGTCTCGGCACCGGTCATTTGAGCTGGACCTCAACAGGAAAGTGATCGCTGACAGCCAGGGCCTAGGAGAGAGATAAGACGGCAGTCAACACACCGTGCACACGGTCTCTTAGCTGCAGAGGCAGGCATTACTGCGAGCTTCTTACCCAGCTGTGGCTTAGTCCCAGGTCCGTCATAAAGTCATAGACTTGTGCTGTGTGAGAATTGACCCCTCTCATCATGTCATCAGTGGATACAATcctagaaaaacacattttaacagACACCAATATTACCAATATGCCAATCAGCCACAGCATTAACACCACCAGCCTCATAGTGAGTAGATCCCcctctgaccatttgaggcacgaactccacaagacctctgtggttgtcctgtggtatctttCGCCAAGACGGAAAAAGTGGGGcctgttgccagttcactggttgtcctttcttggaccacttttggtaggcacccAGACCTGCCCgggttttggagatgttctgaccctctgGTCAGATCACACTCAAACCACACTTTCCCTATACTAGCTACATATTTCATGCTAAAAAAatagttagtattagtaattattacgcaattgggacgcacccaTAGTCAACCTTTTAAACGTGGGATAGGTGGTTAATTTCTAAAAGAAGTgaaggggtgccaataattatttttacttaatACTTACACAACCAACCTCATGTTGGGCAGGTTGGCACAAGATCAAACCATTAACCATGAATGCACTTATTTCCAGCCAGCCCCGTGCTCCCGTGTGGGTTAGCGTAGGGTTGGCTGGCATTAGGGAAAACCCAACATTAGGGAAGCCCTTTAGGCCTCCCAGTCCTTTCATCAGAGCGAGCAGGCCACCTTTTCTTCAGAGTACACTCAACCATTCTGGACTCTGGTGTTGGGACAGTGCTTGCCTGTCGTAGGggcaggttgtgtgtgtgaccGTAGTGTCCGCAGTGTCTGGGATTAACCAGTGGTACGATTTGTCCGTGTACAGTCGAATGTTTGGCCAGTCCTTGGCTTTGATGTAGGTACAGCCTGCGTTGAAATCCCCCAGGAGCAAGATGTCCTGAAACATAGTTGGAAGTGAATGGTTAAAGTTTTTGTTTACCACCAATAATAGTAcataattaatagtaattaataaTGATATTCATTTTACATTGGTGTTCCAGTGCTGCCTGGTGTAGACCACCACATCGTGCAGCGCGTTCACCTCCTTCACCGCAAAGTCCGGTGAGGTGTGCTGCGGGACGAGGACAAAGTTCTGCACGACTGGAGGAAAGGAATACAGGCATGGAAAGTGTAATCCCTTCATTGTCTGTTtattaagataataataataatgataataataataagaataacagTCATGCTAACGATTAGCATTATTTAAATGACATCATGCTGGTTGGTGACTATATTAGCTCTACTTCCCATAtagcagcactgtgtagttcagtaattccagactgtatccatctgtttctctgcagactctgttatcagcctcctttcaccctgatctttaaTGATCAAGACCCCACTGGACTGACCACCATTGAACAGCTAGTACTTTTGCTGGTGGGtcggtcattctcagcactgcagaaatactcacatggtggtggtgagtgtgttagtagtgtgtgttgtgctgctggtacaagtggatcagacgcagcagtgctgctggagtgtttaaacacagcaGCAACAGATGCGCTCCTGTCTATGACTTCTAATTCTTAAACTTAATATGGTATGTTTTGTCCTTAATACTGTTTGGTACTataaaaatactgaatattatTTAGAATCCCAAACATAAGTATATATAATTAAACATGGATCATAGACATAATCAATCATAAGCAATCTTTGTTTAAAAtccattattataattactattattattattattaggaagtagtagtagtagtagtagtaatagtattggTAGTAGTATGAGTAGTTAGTCAATCTCAACAGATATCAATTGTTGTGAGAGTATTATTTgtagtaataatattagtaatagtTGCAGTTGTAATTATTGGTAGTAGTTCtaatagtagaagtagtagacGTAACAGTATTGGTAGTAGTGgttgtaatattaatataacagTAGTAATTGTAACAGTATTGGTAGTAACAGTAGTGATTGTAGTATTAGgaatagtagtaacagtagtggtTGTAGCattagttgtagtagttgtaatagtaatagtagtaacagtagttattgtattagtagtagtagtagtattagtagtaatagtagtagtagcagtggtagtagtttttgtaatagtagtaacagtagtggtaatagtattagtagttgtaacagtagtagttgtagttgcaGCATTATTAGATGTAGCATTAGTTTTAGTAGTTTTTgtaatagtagtaacagtagtggtagtagtattattattagtaatagtagtaacagtagtagcaatagttGTAGCATTATTAGATGTAGCATTAGTTGTAGTAGTATTTGTAACAGTATTGGTAGTAACAGTAGTGATTGTAGTATTAGgaatagtagtaacagtagtggtTGTAGCATGAGTTGTAGTagttataatagtaatagtagtaacagtagtttttgtattagtaatagtagtatatttatagtaatagtagtagcagtagtggtaatagtagtagcagtagtggtagtagttgtatcagtagtagttgtagtactagtaacagtagtagttgcagtagtggtagtagtattagtagttgtACCAGTAGTTATAGTactagtaacagtagtagtagttgtagcattATTAGTTGCAGCATTAGTTGTAATactattagtaatagtagtaacagttgtgatagtattattattagtagtaatagtagtagcagtagtagtagttgtaatagtagtaagagtagtggtaatagtagtggtagtagttgtaatagttgtaatagtagtagcagtagtggtagtagtattagtagttatAGTactagtaacagtagcagtagttgtagttgtagcaTTATTAGATGTAGCATTAGTTGGAGTAGtactagtaatagtaatagtagcagtagttgtagtattattagtagtaatagcagtagcagtagttgttgtAT
This genomic window contains:
- the LOC140573517 gene encoding deoxyribonuclease-1-like, producing MQQVNKGSSPYTYQHIVSEPLGRKDSTYRERYLFIYRQETVSVVKHFTYDDGCEPCGTDTFIREPFVVMFSSKYSVVQNFVLVPQHTSPDSAVKEVDALHDVVVYIRHLWNTNDILLLGDLNAGCTYIKAKDWPNI